TTTATTTGGTAGTTTTGCGTATGATTAATTTGAACAATacatcaaaccattttcaaCCGTGAACTTTGTCACAAATTACCATATTTATAAAAACGGCAAAACTGCTAATGTACTTTTGAACGTTGGCTACAAACCATATCGAGCAGAAAATGTTAAGGGATAATCCATTTACGCATGATGATTGAAAACGTGCTCGAACACAATTATGGTTCTATTATGAAATCGCATCAACGTAAGCTGTTGTTTACAACAAGGAAGCACGTGAAATAATAAATTGCCTAGACATTTATTGTCAATCATACCAGTCATGGCACTTTTATTccaaatatatattcattattAAACCTCCTTGAGTTCACTGTACACTTGTCCTCGCGTGTCACCACTGGGACCTGATGACAGTTCTGTGGTTGCAACAGAGATGAAGAGGCGGTGGCAAGAGTGCCACCATCCTGGAATGACAGGACTGCTGGGCACATGAATAAGACGACAGCGACCTCTACTGGTACCCATTTCTGGTCCAATCTAAAGTATTTCAGTACATTTGATTGGGCTGAGGAAAACAGATCCCTTTCCAAAGGCATGTAAATGTAGCTATATACGCATGCACTGTGCACAGCACATCAAATACTGTCTTAGTAACTGTCAGTATTCTATCCTTGTTCCTTACAAATTAATGCATAAAGAAATGCAAAGGAATTCCAATTAGATGTTTACTTTTAGCTCATAAGTAGGCCtgtgaatttatatatatatatatatatataatttataatgcatTGCCACAGGTTCTTATGGGTATAACAAATCCCCTTTCCAACAGTAAACGTTTTAGATTGTGCTGTTAAAAGATGTATAATTTAATGAAGCATGAGTAAATTTCAGCtttaaaagtaagaaaataaatattcaattcaGTGCCATCAATTCAAAAGCTGAAACTTCCTTTAAGTCTTGCAGTGACACTCACACAGGTTGGAAGTTAATATTCCAACCAGTGTTTTTCTTTGCCAAGACCTGACTTTTATTGTTCATTATGACATTGAGACAAGATGCCTTATTCTCCAGCAGAATTTATGGCCAATTCATCAACCAAATTGAGCCTCTAGAACAACATAAATACTTCTCTCAACAAATTAAGACATTTGTTTCCAGTCTGAtaatcaatatatttatttaaaaacagaaaaaaatgtttgtgataATGCGGTTACATTGTGCACACAAACATCTCTTGTAGGTTTCATTCAGGAGAATCAGACGTAAACACATTCAGCAACAAAAGACAAAGTGGCagtcaaataattttattccaccaaaataaaaatcttgaCCGCAACAAGAGCAATGCAGCAACACTTATCAGAGTGGAACAGGCAACTTTGTATGGAAGcaaaatgatacaaaataaaataattcagacTTTACACAGCAAACACTATCATACTCTCACCATTTCTAGGGCAAAAAAGATAAAtactaaaaaaagaacacagaaggAAAATAAGCCCTAAAATGTTAAGCTTGTGCcattatgtattctttttttcaacaaTCCAAGAAGTTTGCAGCCATCAGCAGTTCAAGCGCTATCTCTGGAGCGAtggggaattctgggatttcCGTTGAGCTGTTGGTGTAGCGGACTTTGTAGGTGAAGTACATGCAGACTTTTGACAGGACATGAGACGGAATCTCCCGGAAATTCACTTCATTGGTTTCATTTTCAGCAAACTGGCCTGCACAACAGATGGACAACGAAACAAACTGTTACCAAAAAGTTTTTGTGGTCTCGACTGCAGAGCTGTAGCACGAGCATCAGCAGCTTTCCAGCATAAgctttcacaaaacaaaaacaaaaaaacaatgcatgagATTAAAATAAGGAAAAGAGGAATTTAAGAGACAAtagatattaaaataataataatataaagaaAAAGAGTCAGACTCATCTAGCTGATTTCCCACCTGGACCGCTCAGCATAGCTTTGATAGTGCCAGACGTCAGGGCGTGTTCTCTCTTCACAATGAACTCGTGGCCATCAGAGGAGATCAGTTTGACATACATGGCATCTGGCCCTTCACAGCCACCGTAGGTCTTCTCCTCACCATCTGAAAGTTGCAGTCACAGCATAGTCCGTGAAAACCTTGGCGGACTGCAAAATCTGCCAACAATCGATGCCAAGGCCTTGACTGAAACCATGACAGAAGGCTGAATTTAACATTAGCACCACACTAGGACATCATCAAGTCATACTGATTGTTAGACATGCGTcaatcaacaaaacaaatatgtttgcCTATAAATAATTTTTCGGAATCATCAGCCTTTATtaaatgcaatatatatatatatatatatatatatatatatatgtctgagGTGCTTCTCTTCTCAAGATGGTCAATTACAATTCTTACAAATAGAGCCCCTTCTTTCTGTAGAACTTAACAGTACTAACccattgtttttttgaagtctgtTCTCTTCCTAAAAAGCaaagaagaaattatttttaatccacAGTATCAATTTCATGTTCAGTGTCATAAGTGTATTAATATTTTCTGATGAATTTATCCACTACTACATGCCACAGCATACGCTTTTGTTTGATGACATGCTGCCAGAATTGAATCATATGCTTATATTTCCAGTTCTTCAGCTTGACAATTATTCTTTAACACTGGCTAATTTTGACTTTCGTTACATTCATCAAATAACTAGACATATTCTTGTTCTTAACTAAACAGTGAACTAACATATTTTTTTGCCCCAAGTTTAAGTTAATTTCAAAAATATCCTAATGGTGATTACTTGAGAGcgatttattgatttatatattttcatacataaaatgaatcaaaataataaacaaaaaactcaGTTAATTACAATTTATCATAATTAAAGAGCAAGGggcagtaatgtactgtagagtTGCACCAAGCTTTTAGTGTATTACAAC
This region of Anguilla rostrata isolate EN2019 chromosome 8, ASM1855537v3, whole genome shotgun sequence genomic DNA includes:
- the LOC135260830 gene encoding elongin-C; protein product: MDGEEKTYGGCEGPDAMYVKLISSDGHEFIVKREHALTSGTIKAMLSGPGQFAENETNEVNFREIPSHVLSKVCMYFTYKVRYTNSSTEIPEFPIAPEIALELLMAANFLDC